The genomic DNA CGTTGAACCTGGCGATCATGAGCGTTTCTCTCATTACGTCAAGAAAGAGAAGATTCTCGAGTCCGCAATCAGCGGCAAGCCCGTTCGGGCGCTGTGTGGCAAAAAGTGGACGCCCGGTCGGGACCCAGAGAAATTTCCAGTATGCCCCTCGTGCAAAGAGATCTACGAATCACTGATGTCCTGACGTCTCGTCGAGCGTGACGTAAACCGTTTCGAGAGCCGGATCCGAACGGCTCAGGGCCAACGCTGAGAGCGGGAGCTCAGCTCGCGCGGTCACATGATGAGCACGAGCAGCGGCGACGGCCCGGATGCCCTCGTGGTCTGGGTGGATCTCGCCAGCGGACACCAGGTTGACCTGGAGTGCACGAGCGTCATACGTGGATGCGGCATCCGTCGCTGATTCAAAACGCGGCGAGATTGCGATCAGCTCGCTCGTTGCCACCGAGTCGTTTAGCGTACGGAATGCGGTCTTGCGCCCTCCGGTCGTTGCCTTGGCAGCGGACTTTTTGGCAACCGAAACCCAGGATCCGTTGCTTGCCTCTCGTGCCACAATTTTGAAGACCATCCCTGCCGTGGGGGAGCCTGCGCCCGTTACGACCGAGGTGCCGACGCCGTATGAGTCGACGGGAGACGCCGCAAGCGCCGCTATTGCGTGTTCATCGAGATCGCTCGTCACAGTGATCTTCGTGGCTGTTGCGCCGAGACTATCCAGTTGCGCGCGAACCTGAGCTGCAACGAGGGGAAGGTCACCGGAGTCGATTCGCACGCCTCCGAGGCTCGCGCCTGCCACATCGACTGCGGTTTGCACGCCGCGCGCGATGTCGTAGGTGTCTATGAGCAGGGTCGTGTCGGCCCCGAGCGCATCGATTTGGGCGCGGAAGGCATCTGCTTCGTGTTCATGAAGCAGCGTCCATGCGTGCGCAGCGGTCCCCATCGTGGGAATACCGAACGTCCGGCCCGCTTCAAGATTGCTGGTGGCGCTGAAGCCCGCGATATAGCACGCGCGTGCGGCAGCTACTGCGGACTGTTCACCCGTGCGCCGAGAACCCATCTCTGCGAGCGGTCGGTTCCCGGCAGCGATGCTCATGCGAGCGGCGGCCGTAGCAACGG from Microbacterium endophyticum includes the following:
- a CDS encoding DUF3039 domain-containing protein; the protein is MSTPLDSPNDGGTATLDRELEDLVQDENVEPGDHERFSHYVKKEKILESAISGKPVRALCGKKWTPGRDPEKFPVCPSCKEIYESLMS
- a CDS encoding nicotinate phosphoribosyltransferase gives rise to the protein MTRSSALLTDRYELTMLTAALRDGTAHRRCVFELFARRLPGGRRFGVVAGIGRFLSLLRDFRFGEDELRFLRDERIVDEPTLAYLANYRFTGNIVGYREGELYFPGSPVLTVDGTFAEAVILETLALSVLNYDSAVATAAARMSIAAGNRPLAEMGSRRTGEQSAVAAARACYIAGFSATSNLEAGRTFGIPTMGTAAHAWTLLHEHEADAFRAQIDALGADTTLLIDTYDIARGVQTAVDVAGASLGGVRIDSGDLPLVAAQVRAQLDSLGATATKITVTSDLDEHAIAALAASPVDSYGVGTSVVTGAGSPTAGMVFKIVAREASNGSWVSVAKKSAAKATTGGRKTAFRTLNDSVATSELIAISPRFESATDAASTYDARALQVNLVSAGEIHPDHEGIRAVAAARAHHVTARAELPLSALALSRSDPALETVYVTLDETSGHQ